In Mytilus trossulus isolate FHL-02 chromosome 10, PNRI_Mtr1.1.1.hap1, whole genome shotgun sequence, the DNA window aCACGAGCTTAAAAGTCGGGTATTATATTATAAACAGATGTAATATGTTTGCCAATGAAACAGCTACCCCATAACCAGAAATTAGTAGTGCTTTtgctaattaatattcataatatgtatATGAGAACTGTACCACGTGATAATAGTTTGAAATGGACAGGCTTGAtatcattaaaatctttaaaacacggATATTTTAAGTTGCCCGTCACAGAGTCCTTATTTACAATCACTGATTTTTTCCGGAAAGTTGTCAGGCGgtcaaaataatacaaatgaacCCAAATTAAGTGAATTTTTCGAGTTTTCGTGACATTGTTCTTCTTGAAATAGGAGCATTTTAACTTTACGTGGGTACCTCGAGTTTATTTAACGACTACATATACAAGGTTTGGACTAGCTTATTCGTTAGACATTTAGGTTTCGTTTCAAATTTCACCCGACAACCTGTTTTTCTAATGGACTTGTAAGCCAATTTTCCACACAaagtttgcactgcattttACACTGCAATGTTAAAAGCCTCCTGCTTCGATTTTTAAAATAGCTCAGGACCCTTGATTTTTGGAACAATAGTCAATATGTTTCGTCGAAATGGTGTATGTTgttgtgtatatttattttctgccCCGATAACCTGACTATCACTTACtagtaaattaaaattaaaacaagacatttttttcataattcccgataattttaatttaatttacgTGACCCGTATCCGACTTCTttagtataatattcaaataagctAAGTGGCGTTAATTTCTGGATATGCAAGTTTAGTTATTGTAAAATCACCTGAGAGATATGCAATATCTCTTTTTCAATCATATACTTGACACATATTGACAAATTCTTGAACAGTTTCAGATTATTCCCAATAATCAAATGGTCGGATTTGTTGAGATAAATTAAGTTAGAAAAGAATAAGGAACAAATTCCACAAGCGTAGCAATTTTATTCAAccaattttctttgtttatatactgattataaaaatatagcAATGCTAAAACAAAGCACGATATTACAGTGATGTCTTCGAATGATCTGACGTCTCTGTATGTTCTAATTACTGTTTGCTAATGTCAAGGACAGACAAATATATAGTGCAAATTTAAGATGGCATTAGAAACAATGATATATACCGGACTTAAAGTTTCTAGCCTTGCACCTACGTACCCATCAGATTTGCTACAATGATTCCTAAACATGCAATAAGTTTGGTACTCGCTTAACGatgcatcggatttaacgtcaaTTCAGGCTGTACATGCTGCTAATTAATCAATCCCACACAACCAACGGACGTACCAATATGGCAAGGAGTTGACTGTCATCTAAATTAAAGATGATCATATTTCTATACTTCAGTTACCCTCAACTTGATCCTGTCTACGTAAGGGTTTAGTTGTGTGGCAATCGTTCGACAAATCCTTTTATGGACGTCAGGCAAACATAAATCACTAACCGATTTGACAGTATTcatgtgtaacatatttattttctagAACCACATCAAAAACTGAGGAGGGATATCAATAGCAGAATATTATACAAGAGTAATCATTATCATGTTGGTAATAGACTTACCACCAGaggttttattgaaaatattctCTTATCTTCACCAACGAGACTTGGTACACGGAGTAAGCCTTGTATGTGATGTGTGGAATGAGCTAAGTTTATGGCCAAGATTATGGAAACATTTGGCATTTAATCTAGCATATGACGATCCAGATCAATCCTATTCGCACtttgcaaaaataaatagcTTTGTTTGTACTCTTGTGATACACCCAACTCATTTATATCAGATTCTTGGAAATTATCTTTTTGCATTTTCCGGCATTCAGCTGTCGAACTTGGAATATTTACATCTGACTGATCCAGTGTCAGGATATCTTGTTGATACCATTGTACAAAACTTaacatctataaaatatttccaagCGTATTTTGGTTCAAAGTTTGACATGCAACGCTGTCTGAAACTTTTAGAAGGATTAAAGATGATATCAATAGATTTTGGTTGGTACGGACCGCAAAATATAGACAACAATTTAATTAGATTTCTTACAAAACAGAGTTGCCTTAAAAAACTCGTACTGAGAGGATGGTACACCTTACGCAGTGAAACAGTAGCTTTGATTCttaatgattttaataacaTCGAAACGCTATATTTGTCCAATTCTGAAATATCAAACTTAATAGTCAACGGTAATTTACCGATTCCTGGATTAACAGACTTCACACTCCGTTCGACAAAATTTGATGACACAGGAATTAGCCAGTTAGTCAAACGCGCAACTAATCTACGTAATTTAGATGTCATAGAGTGCTCAAACATAACGTTTAAAGGACTAacagaaatttcaaaacattgtcCACATCTAGAATCGCTAAAATTTGGAAACCTAACATTCATAATAAACGACAGACTTAATTTCAGCTTTCATGCACTAGCTGAGGGTTGCCCGAAACTTAAAACTATTACGTTTGTTGGAATGAAGCTTACTTTGGATGATGACATAGTTTGTTTATTCAAGTCTACAAAGTATTTAGAATGTCTAGCCTTGTCGGATTGCGACACAATCAGTGATATAGCAATATGTGCTTTAGGAAAATATTGCTCAAATCTAAAGCAAATCACTTTAAAGAACTGTCATAAAATTTCTGCGTATGGCATAATGTACCTTGTTAAGCACAGTCAAAGGCTTCAGACATTAACAATCAAAAGCTGTTTTGGTATTAAAGATTATATCAATCATTCAACTATAGAATTAAGTGATAAAACTGCTTGTGTTGTCGTTGAGGATGATATTACGGGTACAAGACAGAAGACAAAATTGCAATTAGCTACCGAGAGAATTGATGTGTTCCGCTACAGTGACTTAAGCTATCAACACTCACATTTACTTACTCTCGATATGACAAAGTGTGAGAATATTTTACCAAGGACAATTCTTTCTTTTGCTAAAATGTGTCCTGATATTAGAGAACTATATCTAACAATGAATCTTAACTTAAATGAAGTTGATGCATTATGTAGAAAAGTATTtgacacttgcatatttttggGGTGTATAAAGATAAACGAACGGGTTATTGAATTGTCCTCAATTAAAACACAAGACGAAAGTATTTGCATTACTTAACTAATTATTGGAcctttattacaaaattattccTGATGACACACGTTGGAAAGAACATACGACGTTTATA includes these proteins:
- the LOC134686436 gene encoding uncharacterized protein LOC134686436 yields the protein MLVIDLPPEVLLKIFSYLHQRDLVHGVSLVCDVWNELSLWPRLWKHLAFNLAYDDPDQSYSHFAKINSFVCTLVIHPTHLYQILGNYLFAFSGIQLSNLEYLHLTDPVSGYLVDTIVQNLTSIKYFQAYFGSKFDMQRCLKLLEGLKMISIDFGWYGPQNIDNNLIRFLTKQSCLKKLVLRGWYTLRSETVALILNDFNNIETLYLSNSEISNLIVNGNLPIPGLTDFTLRSTKFDDTGISQLVKRATNLRNLDVIECSNITFKGLTEISKHCPHLESLKFGNLTFIINDRLNFSFHALAEGCPKLKTITFVGMKLTLDDDIVCLFKSTKYLECLALSDCDTISDIAICALGKYCSNLKQITLKNCHKISAYGIMYLVKHSQRLQTLTIKSCFGIKDYINHSTIELSDKTACVVVEDDITGTRQKTKLQLATERIDVFRYSDLSYQHSHLLTLDMTKCENILPRTILSFAKMCPDIRELYLTMNLNLNEVDALCRKVFDTCIFLGCIKINERVIELSSIKTQDESICIT